From one Cyanobacterium stanieri PCC 7202 genomic stretch:
- a CDS encoding NAD-dependent epimerase/dehydratase (PFAM: NmrA-like family~COGs: COG0451 Nucleoside-diphosphate-sugar epimerase~InterPro IPR001509~KEGG: cyc:PCC7424_1655 NAD-dependent epimerase/dehydratase~PFAM: NAD-dependent epimerase/dehydratase~SPTR: NAD-dependent epimerase/dehydratase), giving the protein MKILVAGATGQTGRRIVTELVEKGMDVRGLVRDEAKAKDILPESVELVVGDVLKPSTLKNALQGCDVVICATGATPSLDFTAFYKVDLEGSKNLIDGAKEAGVNKFIFVTSLCVSKFFHPLNLFGLVLFWKKQAEKYLINSGLNYTIVRPGGLKNEDNLYPLVVRGADTLFEGSIPRRKVAQVCVEAISRPETDGKILEIVAQEDAPSQDWDQLLAV; this is encoded by the coding sequence ATGAAAATCTTAGTTGCAGGTGCCACCGGGCAAACAGGCAGAAGGATAGTTACAGAATTAGTAGAAAAAGGCATGGATGTTCGTGGCTTGGTGAGAGATGAAGCCAAGGCAAAGGACATTTTACCCGAGTCGGTGGAGTTGGTAGTGGGTGATGTTTTAAAACCCTCTACCCTCAAAAATGCCCTCCAAGGTTGTGATGTGGTAATTTGTGCCACGGGTGCTACCCCTAGCCTAGATTTTACGGCATTTTATAAGGTGGACTTGGAAGGGAGTAAAAATTTAATTGATGGTGCCAAGGAGGCAGGGGTAAATAAATTTATTTTTGTTACTTCCCTATGTGTATCTAAGTTTTTCCATCCCCTCAATTTGTTTGGTTTGGTGTTGTTTTGGAAAAAACAGGCGGAAAAATATTTAATCAATAGTGGTTTAAACTATACCATCGTGCGCCCTGGGGGTTTGAAAAATGAGGATAATTTATATCCCTTGGTGGTAAGGGGCGCTGATACTCTCTTTGAGGGTTCAATTCCCCGTAGAAAGGTAGCACAGGTATGCGTAGAGGCAATTTCTCGTCCCGAAACCGATGGCAAAATTTTGGAAATTGTTGCCCAGGAGGATGCCCCTAGCCAAGATTGGGATCAACTGTTGGCGGTTTAG
- a CDS encoding transglutaminase domain-containing protein (PFAM: Transglutaminase-like superfamily~COGs: COG1305 Transglutaminase-like protein~InterPro IPR002931~KEGG: cyt:cce_2150 hypothetical protein~PFAM: transglutaminase domain-containing protein~SMART: transglutaminase domain-containing protein~SPTR: Putative uncharacterized protein), translating into MIEQLKRFPTFERIIQQIESLPPLKTEESILFRVLVQLMVIVGIVATDVAAMSQFPMSVWAIPLSILGGVVSWHRRKKKNITLKFILAIAMVATLFFFLGNLIRSLFDNRLVLAEFLVQLQVLHSFDLPRRKDLGYSMVIGFILIGVAGTLSQTVAFAPWLLLFLIITIPTMILDYRSRIGLATYESEYRANRGNKNQKQSEKNRQWLKNSPLSPKKITSFLTVTLVVGLLIFAIMPRYPGYQLQTFPVSAPQGLEDLDFSQTDRGIVSPGYNRDGSGAGGGGLSGEGGAGTGQVDDTFYYGFNTTIDQNLRGTITNPRVVLRVRSQAPGFWRALAFDHYTGQGWDISRDEQTMDVDRNRWNFQFNFSLPNVQGETERVIQTYTVVSDLPNIIPLLSSPQHLYFPTEQVAVDTEGSLRSPTGLLEGLTYTVVSRVRKRDQTQLSQAGTSYPESIANYYLDVPDNIRDLVRERAEELLSRSPNELTSNYAKALYLAQAIKQNYRIDPDIPPLEEGEDLAQAFLQTYQGGYPDHFATVYTLMLRSLDIPARLVVGFSSGNFNPFTGYYVVRNIDAYAMTEVYFPDYGWFYFDPLPGNEIIPPSVDDDNTFGVLGQLWDWVASWLPSPIVDFITILFTDIINAISGFLSSPWLTRLWGFFTGSFMGILVGAMVLIFLSFIGWLGFNFIQKQLYRLRLAKLDPMEKLYLEMIDFLSQKGYPKHKAQTPKEYAQRLREFLAPEQLEIIDLISTNFVAWRYGQQGYNIDYLSGQFNLLKSSFKSKVSKQLTMDN; encoded by the coding sequence ATGATTGAGCAACTAAAGCGTTTCCCTACCTTTGAAAGAATTATCCAGCAAATAGAATCCCTCCCCCCCCTCAAAACTGAGGAGTCAATTTTATTTCGAGTATTAGTACAGTTGATGGTAATCGTGGGGATTGTAGCTACGGATGTGGCGGCGATGAGTCAGTTTCCCATGAGTGTTTGGGCTATTCCCCTTAGTATTTTGGGGGGGGTGGTAAGTTGGCATCGGCGCAAGAAAAAGAACATTACTTTAAAGTTTATTCTTGCCATTGCCATGGTGGCTACTTTATTTTTCTTTTTGGGTAATCTGATTCGCAGTTTGTTTGATAATCGTCTGGTGTTGGCGGAGTTTTTGGTGCAGTTGCAGGTTTTACACAGTTTTGATTTACCTCGCCGTAAGGATTTAGGTTATTCTATGGTGATTGGTTTTATTTTAATTGGGGTGGCAGGTACTCTTTCGCAAACGGTGGCTTTTGCCCCTTGGTTGTTGCTATTTCTGATTATTACTATTCCGACGATGATTTTGGATTATCGTTCCCGTATCGGTTTGGCTACCTATGAGAGTGAGTATCGGGCAAATCGGGGCAATAAAAACCAAAAGCAGTCGGAGAAAAATAGACAGTGGTTAAAAAATTCTCCTTTGTCTCCGAAAAAGATTACTTCTTTTTTGACGGTTACCCTTGTGGTGGGTTTACTGATTTTTGCGATTATGCCTCGTTATCCGGGGTATCAGTTACAAACCTTTCCCGTTAGCGCCCCTCAAGGGCTAGAAGACCTTGATTTTTCCCAAACTGATCGGGGGATTGTTAGCCCTGGTTATAACCGTGATGGTAGTGGTGCAGGGGGTGGAGGACTTTCTGGGGAAGGTGGTGCAGGTACTGGGCAGGTGGATGATACTTTTTATTATGGTTTTAATACTACCATTGACCAAAATTTGCGGGGTACGATTACTAATCCTAGGGTGGTTTTGAGGGTGCGATCGCAGGCACCGGGGTTTTGGAGGGCATTGGCTTTTGATCATTATACGGGGCAAGGTTGGGACATTTCTAGGGATGAGCAAACTATGGATGTCGATCGCAACCGTTGGAATTTCCAGTTTAATTTTTCGTTGCCCAATGTGCAAGGGGAAACGGAGAGGGTAATTCAAACTTATACGGTGGTTTCTGATTTACCGAATATTATTCCCCTACTTTCTTCTCCTCAACATCTTTATTTTCCCACAGAGCAAGTGGCAGTGGATACGGAGGGTAGTTTGCGATCGCCCACAGGATTGTTAGAAGGGTTAACCTATACGGTGGTTTCACGGGTAAGGAAAAGGGATCAAACCCAACTATCCCAAGCAGGTACCAGCTATCCCGAATCCATTGCTAACTACTATTTAGATGTACCCGATAATATCCGAGATTTAGTCAGGGAAAGGGCGGAGGAATTATTATCGAGATCTCCTAACGAGTTAACCTCCAACTATGCCAAGGCACTTTATCTTGCCCAAGCCATCAAACAAAATTATCGCATCGATCCTGACATTCCACCCCTTGAGGAAGGGGAAGATTTAGCCCAAGCCTTTTTGCAAACCTATCAGGGGGGTTATCCCGATCATTTTGCCACCGTATATACCCTTATGTTGCGATCGCTCGACATCCCAGCCCGTTTAGTAGTGGGCTTTTCATCGGGTAACTTCAACCCCTTCACAGGATATTATGTGGTGCGCAACATTGATGCCTATGCCATGACAGAAGTATATTTCCCCGACTATGGCTGGTTTTATTTTGATCCCCTCCCCGGTAACGAAATCATCCCCCCTTCCGTGGATGATGACAACACCTTTGGAGTATTAGGACAATTATGGGATTGGGTTGCCAGTTGGTTGCCTTCCCCCATCGTTGACTTTATCACCATTCTTTTTACCGATATTATTAACGCTATTTCGGGCTTTCTTTCCTCTCCATGGCTAACTCGTCTTTGGGGGTTTTTCACAGGTAGCTTTATGGGAATTTTAGTCGGCGCTATGGTGTTAATTTTCCTCAGCTTTATTGGTTGGTTAGGGTTCAATTTTATTCAAAAACAATTATATCGTCTCCGTTTAGCTAAACTAGATCCCATGGAGAAACTTTACCTTGAAATGATTGATTTTCTCAGCCAAAAAGGCTACCCCAAACATAAAGCTCAAACCCCCAAGGAATATGCCCAAAGATTACGAGAATTTTTAGCTCCTGAACAGTTAGAAATTATCGATTTAATTTCTACTAATTTTGTGGCTTGGCGTTATGGACAACAGGGGTACAATATTGATTATTTGTCTGGTCAATTTAACTTATTAAAAAGTAGTTTTAAGTCTAAAGTAAGTAAACAGTTAACAATGGATAATTGA
- a CDS encoding hypothetical protein (KEGG: cyc:PCC7424_1875 hypothetical protein~SPTR: Putative uncharacterized protein) yields the protein MSTKNVGLIVEIPLAISSFLFAKVNKFLIGNLYSIYLKINQKKANQWRVIDNQLVSSAINMGVLMTKAPRWNTHAIIGTLGPFAVENELSLDIASANNSAQSWFAIFYDFPNYNTVDTIASKVDNREQWQSIKLKKGKYTIGLRYYNYAEKLTLPAVKIDGKKFTSTKEIPNDSNGFYHSIISKKNWYFLAIHYYIYTVLKFRKYLPESFVKYEFLPVGAIDTKFYYDALDMGEILTIEVDQNTLDKYDIYVTVYDRCSLPVQWFTVKSLQEKTKPLHNKGYYLIRVRNEGKPPEEFTDLQIKLNQG from the coding sequence ATGTCCACTAAAAATGTTGGTTTAATTGTGGAAATTCCTCTGGCGATTTCCTCTTTTCTTTTTGCTAAGGTTAATAAATTTTTGATTGGTAATCTTTATAGTATTTATTTAAAAATCAATCAAAAAAAGGCTAATCAATGGCGGGTAATTGATAATCAATTAGTTTCTTCGGCTATTAATATGGGGGTATTAATGACAAAGGCTCCTCGTTGGAATACCCATGCTATTATCGGTACCTTGGGCCCTTTTGCGGTGGAAAATGAACTTAGTTTGGATATAGCATCGGCTAATAATTCGGCTCAATCTTGGTTTGCTATTTTTTATGATTTTCCTAATTATAATACGGTGGATACCATCGCCTCAAAGGTTGATAATCGAGAGCAGTGGCAATCTATTAAGCTAAAAAAGGGAAAATATACCATTGGTTTAAGATATTATAATTATGCTGAAAAATTAACTTTACCTGCAGTAAAAATAGATGGGAAAAAGTTTACATCAACTAAGGAAATACCTAATGATAGTAATGGATTTTATCATAGTATAATTAGTAAAAAAAACTGGTATTTTTTAGCGATACATTATTATATTTATACTGTTTTAAAATTCAGAAAATATTTGCCTGAGTCTTTTGTTAAGTATGAATTTTTACCTGTAGGGGCGATCGATACAAAATTTTATTATGATGCTTTGGATATGGGGGAAATATTAACCATCGAAGTAGATCAAAATACCCTTGATAAATATGATATTTATGTAACAGTATATGATCGTTGTAGTCTTCCTGTACAATGGTTTACCGTGAAAAGTTTACAAGAAAAAACTAAACCCCTTCATAATAAAGGTTACTATTTAATTCGGGTGAGAAATGAAGGAAAACCACCCGAAGAATTTACCGATTTACAGATTAAGTTAAATCAAGGTTAA
- a CDS encoding small GTP-binding protein (PFAM: GTPase of unknown function; Domain of unknown function (DUF697)~TIGRFAM: small GTP-binding protein domain~COGs: COG1100 GTPase SAR1 and related small G protein~InterPro IPR002917:IPR005225~KEGG: cyp:PCC8801_1407 small GTP-binding protein~PFAM: GTP-binding protein HSR1-related~SPTR: Small GTP-binding protein;~TIGRFAM: small GTP-binding protein) encodes MAEEEFNQWNQEEWETTILDFANLQGEINYKQAQKSLQNLLDNLDLKDEEKTGLETDIEQLTTMLEKLENSVIQIAAFGMVGRGKSSVLNALVGEEIFITGPLHGVTQDISQTNWQFNQESIGNGLGNVQRLINSSAKAQIQLIDTPGIDEIDGETREALAHDLASQVDLILFVVSGDITRVEYQALSQLREVGKPMILVFNKIDQYPDADRTEIYETIRDKRVRELLSPDEIVMVAASPLVSEAIRDEEGKLKITRRRGMPYIEDLQLKILEILHREGKSLVALNTMLFTGNINERLVQRKLDVRDDNAEKIIQKAVMTKASAIALNPVTALDLFTGAVIDVAMILSLSHLYNIPMTQKGALGLLKKIAFSMGGITASDILVTFGLSSLKGVLGLTTPVTGGLSLAPYFSVAITQAGVAGVSTYTIGQVSKAYLANGASWGENGPLAVVENIINSLDETSILNRIKWELKAKLKATKPPTVDPNLG; translated from the coding sequence ATGGCAGAAGAAGAATTTAACCAATGGAATCAAGAAGAATGGGAAACAACTATCCTAGACTTTGCTAATTTACAGGGAGAAATTAACTATAAACAAGCCCAAAAATCATTACAAAATTTACTAGATAATCTTGACCTGAAAGACGAAGAAAAAACAGGCTTAGAAACTGATATTGAGCAACTAACAACCATGTTAGAAAAACTAGAAAACTCCGTCATTCAAATTGCCGCCTTTGGTATGGTGGGCAGGGGAAAATCTAGCGTTTTAAATGCCTTGGTAGGAGAAGAAATATTTATCACAGGCCCTTTGCATGGGGTTACGCAGGATATAAGTCAGACTAATTGGCAATTTAACCAAGAGAGTATCGGTAATGGATTGGGCAATGTGCAACGGTTGATTAATTCTAGTGCAAAAGCTCAAATTCAATTGATTGATACCCCTGGCATTGATGAGATTGACGGGGAAACTAGGGAGGCTTTAGCCCATGATTTGGCTAGTCAGGTGGATTTGATTTTGTTTGTGGTGTCGGGGGATATTACAAGGGTGGAGTATCAAGCACTTTCGCAGTTGCGGGAGGTGGGTAAACCGATGATTTTGGTGTTTAATAAAATTGATCAATATCCTGACGCCGATCGCACCGAAATCTATGAGACAATTAGGGATAAGAGGGTAAGAGAGTTATTATCCCCTGATGAGATTGTGATGGTGGCGGCTTCTCCTCTGGTTTCTGAAGCCATTAGGGATGAGGAAGGGAAATTAAAAATTACCCGCCGTCGGGGAATGCCCTACATTGAAGATTTACAATTAAAAATCCTCGAAATTCTCCATCGGGAAGGAAAATCCCTCGTCGCCCTCAATACCATGTTGTTTACGGGTAACATTAACGAGCGATTGGTGCAAAGAAAACTAGATGTAAGGGATGATAACGCCGAGAAAATTATCCAAAAAGCTGTCATGACCAAAGCCAGTGCGATCGCCCTTAACCCCGTAACCGCCCTAGATTTGTTCACAGGGGCGGTCATTGACGTGGCGATGATTTTGAGCCTTTCCCACCTTTACAACATCCCCATGACCCAAAAAGGGGCATTAGGGCTACTAAAAAAAATAGCCTTCAGCATGGGAGGTATTACAGCCAGTGACATATTAGTTACATTTGGCTTAAGTTCCCTCAAAGGAGTATTAGGCTTAACCACCCCCGTCACAGGAGGATTAAGCCTTGCCCCGTATTTTTCCGTTGCCATCACCCAAGCAGGGGTAGCAGGGGTTTCCACCTACACCATCGGGCAAGTAAGTAAAGCATATCTTGCCAACGGTGCCTCATGGGGAGAAAATGGCCCCTTGGCAGTGGTGGAAAACATTATCAACTCCCTTGATGAAACATCGATTTTAAACCGCATCAAATGGGAACTAAAAGCCAAACTCAAAGCCACTAAACCGCCAACAGTTGATCCCAATCTTGGCTAG
- a CDS encoding isocitrate dehydrogenase (NADP) (PFAM: Isocitrate/isopropylmalate dehydrogenase~TIGRFAM: isocitrate dehydrogenase, NADP-dependent, prokaryotic type~COGs: COG0538 Isocitrate dehydrogenase~InterPro IPR019818:IPR001804:IPR004439~KEGG: cyp:PCC8801_3969 isocitrate dehydrogenase~PFAM: isocitrate/isopropylmalate dehydrogenase~SPTR: Isocitrate dehydrogenase [NADP];~TIGRFAM: isocitrate dehydrogenase, NADP-dependent): MFEKLTPPQEGTKIKFENGKPIVPDDPIIPFIRGDGTGVDIWPASEKVIDAAVTKAYGGKRKINWFKIYAGDEACEKYGTFQYLPEDTLTAIREYGIAIKGPLTTPVGGGIRSLNVALRQIFDLYACVRPCRYYQGTPSPHKSPEKLDVIVYRENTEDIYLGIEWKEGSEIGQKLITILNDDLIPSTPEHKNKKIPLDAGIGIKPISKTGSQRLVRRAIQNALRLPKHKQMVTLVHKGNIMKYTEGAFRDWGYELAVTEFRDVCVTERESWILGNKEANPDISTEDNARKIDPGYDGLTPEKKEAICAEVEGVLASIWDTHGNGKWQDKVMVNDRIADSIFQQIQTRPDEYSILATMNLNGDYLSDAAAAIVGGLGMGPGANIGDNCAIFEATHGTAPKHAGLDRINPGSVILSGVMMLEFMGWQEAADLIRDGISRAIASRQVTYDLARMMTPPVEPPLKCSEFAQAIIDNFNS, from the coding sequence ATGTTTGAAAAATTGACCCCCCCCCAAGAAGGTACTAAAATTAAATTTGAAAATGGTAAACCCATAGTTCCTGATGATCCCATTATTCCCTTTATCCGTGGTGATGGTACAGGGGTAGATATTTGGCCAGCCTCTGAGAAAGTTATTGATGCGGCAGTGACTAAAGCCTACGGTGGTAAACGTAAAATCAACTGGTTTAAAATTTATGCAGGGGATGAAGCCTGTGAAAAATACGGCACTTTTCAGTATTTGCCCGAGGATACTTTAACCGCCATTAGGGAGTATGGTATCGCCATCAAAGGACCCCTTACAACCCCCGTAGGTGGTGGTATTCGCTCCCTAAACGTTGCTTTGCGACAGATTTTTGATTTATATGCTTGTGTGCGCCCTTGTCGCTATTATCAGGGTACTCCTTCCCCCCACAAAAGCCCTGAAAAGTTGGATGTCATCGTTTATCGGGAAAACACCGAGGATATTTATCTGGGTATCGAGTGGAAGGAAGGTTCGGAAATTGGTCAAAAATTAATTACCATCCTCAATGATGATTTAATTCCCTCTACCCCTGAACACAAAAACAAAAAAATCCCCCTCGATGCGGGGATTGGTATTAAACCCATTAGCAAAACTGGCTCTCAACGTTTGGTGCGTCGTGCCATCCAAAATGCCCTCCGTTTACCCAAGCATAAGCAAATGGTTACTTTGGTGCATAAGGGTAATATTATGAAATACACTGAGGGGGCTTTCCGTGATTGGGGTTATGAGTTGGCAGTGACGGAATTTCGTGATGTGTGTGTAACCGAGAGAGAGTCTTGGATTTTGGGTAATAAGGAAGCAAATCCAGATATTTCCACCGAAGATAATGCCCGTAAAATTGATCCAGGTTATGATGGTCTAACCCCTGAGAAAAAGGAGGCTATTTGTGCTGAGGTGGAGGGCGTTTTGGCTTCTATCTGGGATACCCATGGTAATGGAAAATGGCAGGATAAGGTAATGGTTAATGATCGCATTGCCGATAGTATTTTCCAACAAATTCAAACCCGCCCTGATGAATATTCTATTTTAGCTACCATGAACCTGAATGGTGATTATCTTTCTGATGCGGCGGCTGCCATTGTGGGTGGTTTAGGTATGGGGCCAGGTGCCAATATTGGGGATAATTGTGCTATTTTTGAAGCTACCCATGGCACAGCCCCTAAACACGCTGGATTAGATAGAATCAATCCCGGTTCGGTAATTCTTTCTGGGGTGATGATGCTGGAGTTTATGGGATGGCAGGAAGCCGCTGATTTGATTCGTGATGGTATCAGCCGTGCGATCGCCTCTAGGCAGGTAACTTATGATTTAGCAAGGATGATGACTCCCCCTGTCGAACCTCCTTTAAAATGTTCTGAGTTTGCCCAAGCTATCATCGATAATTTTAACAGTTAA
- a CDS encoding UDP-N-acetylmuramoylalanyl-D-glutamate--2,6-diaminopimelate ligase (PFAM: Mur ligase family, glutamate ligase domain; Mur ligase family, catalytic domain; Mur ligase middle domain~TIGRFAM: UDP-N-acetylmuramyl-tripeptide synthetase~COGs: COG0769 UDP-N-acetylmuramyl tripeptide synthase~InterPro IPR005761:IPR000713:IPR013221:IPR004101~KEGG: cyc:PCC7424_4221 UDP-N-acetylmuramoylalanyl-D-glutamate--2,6- diaminopimelate ligase~PFAM: Mur ligase middle domain protein; cytoplasmic peptidoglycan synthetase domain protein~SPTR: UDP-N-acetylmuramyl-tripeptide synthetase;~TIGRFAM: UDP-N-acetylmuramyl-tripeptide synthetase): protein MKLRQLLSNIEQINSIPEHPALDVDVKGVVTNSQLVSLGDVFIGMPGTRVDGGEFWQSALNEGAIASIISKEAYDKHPPTDSDCVIVADDMNDVCAQIASKFYDYPSQKLGMIGVTGTNGKTTTTHLIEFFLHQAEKKTALFGTLYARWQDYQKTASHTTPFAVDLQAQLTEAVKAGNQYAVMEVSSHALAQKRIKGCHFDVAVFTNLTQDHLDYHKDMEDYFQAKALLFNSEYLKGKAIINYDDPYGQRLIKSVDNVWSYSVTNPEADLYTTDLVYQATGVEGILHTPQGEIKFSSPLVGQFNLANLLAGVGAVLQLGIDLDTIAHCLPQFTGVPGRMERVQVKSDQDVTVIVDYAHTPDSLENLLKASRPFIQGKMICVFGCGGDRDRTKRPIMGKIATDLADVVVVTSDNPRTENPTQILEDILTGIPKHIKPIVQGDRSLAIQTAIQTAQAGDGVLIAGKGHEDYQILGTEKVHFDDREEAQKALINNGQWTII, encoded by the coding sequence ATGAAATTACGTCAATTATTGTCCAATATAGAACAGATTAACTCTATTCCTGAACATCCCGCCCTTGATGTTGATGTCAAAGGGGTGGTTACTAATTCTCAGTTAGTTTCATTGGGGGATGTATTTATCGGGATGCCCGGTACAAGGGTTGATGGAGGAGAATTTTGGCAAAGTGCTTTGAATGAAGGGGCGATCGCCTCTATAATCAGTAAAGAAGCCTATGATAAACACCCCCCCACAGACTCTGATTGCGTCATCGTTGCTGATGACATGAATGATGTATGTGCGCAGATTGCCAGTAAATTTTACGATTATCCTAGTCAAAAACTTGGCATGATAGGAGTTACAGGGACCAATGGCAAAACCACCACCACTCACTTAATCGAATTTTTCCTACATCAAGCCGAGAAAAAAACCGCCCTCTTTGGCACTCTGTATGCACGTTGGCAAGATTATCAAAAAACTGCTAGTCATACCACCCCTTTCGCTGTGGATTTACAAGCACAACTAACGGAGGCGGTAAAGGCTGGTAATCAATACGCAGTAATGGAAGTAAGTTCCCATGCCCTCGCCCAAAAACGCATCAAAGGTTGTCATTTTGATGTGGCGGTATTTACTAATTTAACCCAAGATCACCTCGATTATCATAAAGATATGGAGGATTATTTTCAAGCCAAAGCTCTCCTATTTAACAGCGAATATCTAAAAGGTAAGGCGATTATTAACTATGATGATCCCTATGGACAAAGATTGATCAAATCTGTTGATAATGTCTGGAGTTATAGTGTCACTAATCCTGAAGCGGATTTATACACCACTGATTTAGTGTATCAAGCTACGGGGGTAGAGGGGATTTTACATACTCCCCAAGGAGAAATTAAGTTTTCTTCTCCTCTGGTGGGGCAATTTAACCTTGCGAATCTTTTGGCTGGGGTGGGTGCTGTGTTACAGTTGGGTATTGATTTGGATACCATTGCTCACTGCCTACCCCAGTTTACAGGAGTGCCGGGGCGTATGGAAAGGGTACAAGTAAAATCAGATCAAGATGTTACCGTTATCGTCGACTATGCCCATACCCCCGATAGCTTAGAAAATTTACTCAAAGCCTCTCGTCCTTTTATTCAGGGTAAAATGATATGTGTGTTTGGGTGTGGGGGCGATCGCGATCGCACCAAGCGCCCTATAATGGGTAAAATTGCCACTGATTTGGCGGATGTGGTGGTAGTTACTTCTGATAATCCCCGTACCGAAAACCCCACCCAAATCCTTGAAGATATTTTGACGGGTATTCCCAAGCATATTAAGCCTATTGTACAGGGCGATCGCTCCTTAGCCATCCAAACCGCCATCCAAACCGCCCAAGCAGGAGATGGGGTATTAATTGCAGGAAAAGGACATGAAGATTATCAAATATTAGGCACAGAAAAAGTGCATTTTGATGATCGAGAAGAAGCCCAAAAAGCCCTCATAAACAATGGACAATGGACAATTATTTAA